A genomic window from Myxococcales bacterium includes:
- a CDS encoding restriction endonuclease subunit S codes for MSKWPVVALGEVFSIARGGSPRPIDDFITDDPKGVNWIMIGDAVEGSKHIAATKKRIRREGVSRSREVKPGDFLLTNSMSFGHPYILATAGCIHDGWLVLSPRNKNVHQDYFYHLLGSPIVYAAFKRLAAGAVVKNLNSELVRGVEVPLPPVEEQRRIADILDKADAVRRKRREAIALTEELLRSAFLEMFGDPVTNPRGWELEPLTSFGKVTTGNTPPRERLEYYGDYLEWIKSDNINTPSHALTTATEGLSELGARVARTAPRGSTLMTCIAGSPSCIGNVGLADRTVAFNQQINAVVPNEETDHRFLYALLLVGKGLVRAASTNSMKGMVSKGKLESVMFPRPPHPAQLRFGEMFDRILALSRRLNLATDEQEVLFNSLVHRAFRGDLSGSRSRPDGSKAEDSAP; via the coding sequence GTGAGCAAGTGGCCTGTCGTCGCCCTCGGTGAAGTTTTTTCGATTGCCCGTGGTGGCTCTCCGCGACCCATCGATGACTTCATCACTGACGACCCGAAAGGGGTGAATTGGATCATGATCGGCGACGCCGTAGAAGGGTCCAAGCACATAGCCGCGACGAAGAAGCGGATCCGGAGGGAGGGCGTCTCACGGTCACGCGAGGTGAAGCCTGGTGATTTTCTGCTCACGAATTCGATGAGTTTCGGCCATCCCTACATCCTCGCGACGGCGGGATGTATCCACGACGGATGGCTGGTGCTGTCGCCTCGCAACAAGAACGTCCACCAAGACTACTTTTACCATTTGCTCGGATCGCCAATTGTCTACGCGGCGTTCAAGCGCCTTGCTGCAGGCGCCGTCGTGAAGAACCTGAACTCTGAACTCGTTCGCGGTGTGGAAGTCCCTCTGCCGCCCGTCGAAGAGCAGCGCCGCATCGCCGACATCCTCGACAAGGCCGACGCGGTCCGGCGGAAGCGGCGGGAGGCGATCGCGCTGACCGAGGAGCTGCTGCGGTCGGCGTTCTTGGAGATGTTCGGGGACCCCGTGACGAACCCGAGGGGGTGGGAGCTCGAGCCGTTGACGTCCTTCGGAAAGGTCACCACCGGCAACACGCCGCCTCGCGAACGACTTGAGTACTACGGCGACTACCTCGAGTGGATCAAGTCGGACAACATCAACACGCCGTCGCACGCTCTAACTACCGCCACCGAAGGCCTTTCCGAACTCGGCGCACGTGTCGCGCGGACCGCGCCTCGGGGCAGCACACTCATGACCTGCATCGCAGGCAGTCCATCCTGCATCGGGAACGTTGGACTTGCGGATCGAACGGTGGCGTTCAACCAGCAAATCAACGCGGTGGTGCCGAACGAGGAGACCGACCATCGCTTTCTCTACGCGTTGCTGCTTGTCGGCAAGGGCTTGGTGCGGGCCGCCTCCACGAACTCGATGAAGGGCATGGTGAGCAAGGGTAAACTTGAATCCGTGATGTTTCCGAGGCCGCCCCACCCGGCGCAGCTCCGCTTCGGCGAGATGTTCGATAGGATCCTTGCCTTGTCTAGACGACTGAACTTGGCGACGGATGAGCAGGAAGTGCTCTTCAACTCCCTCGTGCACCGCGCCTTCCGCGGGGATCTGTCGGGATCCAGGAGCCGCCCGGACGGCTCAAAAGCGGAGGACTCGGCCCCGTGA
- a CDS encoding ankyrin repeat domain-containing protein: MDIVWDGITQAETLHEDAARTRHALADAAKRYEWPRVFELLSRHDELVNTTRPGGSSLYAPLHQAAHGGAPVEVVQRLIGMLAWRTLQNARGERPVDVAEREGHGHLLGVLAPEHKHRVPLGVLLKLQAHFHAVIRSRAEELVNEHRLRLPELEPLLELEQPQMWFPVPGMYGGFSYRLEVVGVEAKLVSESWCRVVDGSGQRHEVTPAGSRCVAEGFV, from the coding sequence ATGGACATCGTGTGGGATGGCATCACGCAAGCCGAGACACTGCACGAAGATGCGGCCCGGACCCGCCACGCCCTCGCCGACGCTGCCAAGCGGTACGAGTGGCCACGCGTGTTCGAGCTCCTCTCGAGGCACGACGAGCTGGTCAATACGACGCGACCTGGCGGCTCGTCGCTCTATGCGCCGTTGCACCAAGCCGCCCACGGTGGTGCCCCGGTCGAGGTCGTCCAGCGTCTGATTGGCATGCTCGCCTGGCGTACGCTCCAGAACGCGCGCGGCGAGCGGCCCGTCGATGTCGCCGAGCGAGAGGGCCACGGTCACCTGCTCGGCGTGCTGGCCCCGGAGCACAAGCACCGGGTCCCGCTCGGGGTATTGCTGAAGCTCCAAGCCCATTTCCACGCCGTCATCCGCAGCCGGGCCGAGGAGCTCGTGAACGAGCACCGGCTGCGTCTACCGGAGCTGGAACCGCTGCTCGAGCTGGAACAACCGCAGATGTGGTTCCCGGTCCCCGGCATGTACGGCGGGTTCAGCTACCGGCTGGAAGTGGTCGGGGTCGAGGCCAAACTGGTCTCCGAGAGCTGGTGCCGGGTGGTCGACGGGTCCGGCCAGCGGCACGAGGTTACTCCAGCGGGGAGCCGGTGCGTCGCGGAGGGCTTCGTGTAG
- a CDS encoding DUF4258 domain-containing protein: MSTALAALPSTLGSFSLTNHALARMTTRAISRTAIEAALEFGRCVDIRGAQIFAIGRREVEAFRREGIELADFEGTQVVVTDGGAVLTVYRNSDFRGLRERRRRSAGR; this comes from the coding sequence ATGTCGACCGCCCTCGCTGCGCTGCCTTCGACCCTGGGGAGCTTCTCGCTGACGAACCACGCGCTGGCGCGGATGACGACGCGGGCGATCTCGCGAACCGCCATCGAGGCGGCGCTCGAGTTCGGGCGCTGCGTCGACATCCGTGGCGCCCAGATCTTCGCGATCGGGCGCAGAGAGGTGGAGGCCTTCCGTCGCGAAGGCATCGAGCTCGCGGACTTCGAGGGCACCCAGGTCGTGGTGACCGACGGAGGAGCCGTCCTCACCGTGTACCGAAACAGCGACTTCAGGGGCCTGCGCGAGCGACGTCGCCGCAGCGCCGGGAGGTGA
- a CDS encoding VWA domain-containing protein, whose amino-acid sequence MSANGKIDALNDAVQEMLESFGGEDDSRAEIHVSVVTFGKDGAKVHQPLAPAAKVQWSRMTAAGGTPMGAAFDAATGMIEDRAQIPSRAYRPTIILVSDGQPTDDWQAPLKRLLGAERASKAARFAMAIGDDADEGMLAAFLATAEARVYRAHEARQIKQFFRWVTMSVTQRSRSANPDSVIAAEPTNLDDFNF is encoded by the coding sequence ATGAGCGCCAACGGAAAGATCGACGCGCTCAACGACGCCGTGCAGGAGATGCTGGAGAGCTTCGGCGGTGAGGACGACAGCCGCGCGGAGATCCACGTCTCCGTGGTCACGTTCGGCAAGGACGGCGCGAAGGTTCACCAGCCGCTCGCCCCAGCCGCGAAGGTCCAGTGGTCTCGAATGACGGCTGCCGGCGGCACGCCGATGGGCGCCGCGTTCGACGCGGCGACAGGGATGATCGAGGACCGAGCGCAGATCCCGAGCCGCGCCTACCGCCCCACGATCATTCTCGTCTCCGATGGCCAGCCGACCGACGATTGGCAGGCTCCGCTGAAGCGCCTGCTCGGCGCCGAGCGTGCCTCGAAGGCGGCTCGTTTCGCGATGGCGATCGGGGACGACGCCGACGAGGGCATGCTCGCCGCGTTCCTCGCGACGGCCGAGGCCCGCGTCTACCGCGCCCACGAGGCGCGCCAGATCAAGCAGTTCTTCCGTTGGGTGACGATGAGCGTCACGCAACGCTCGCGTAGCGCGAATCCTGACAGCGTGATCGCTGCGGAGCCGACCAACCTCGATGACTTCAATTTCTGA
- a CDS encoding DEAD/DEAH box helicase family protein, whose amino-acid sequence MKSQNFEFLRAKRPLLADLGGFAEKYAHPDPQSSLVKQRAFVENAVLAIYDAYRLQLPYSENLNDRLLADEFRQAVPTIVQDKLHTVRKVGNHAAHLKTALPARTALDCLLVLFEIAEWFHIQVDGGARANCPRYVGPTPEPADDTRAKAALEKVRLAEAKHNELLAALEEERKKRAEAEQTAAQTEAQLEALRSAGQKVAATLQFDERTTRRRLIDQMLVETGWDVGVGGTNTEQVKQEVRVSEHPTPSGEGYADYVLYGDDGKPLAVVEAKKTAKDPKLGAEQARIYAMCLEKETGRRPVIFFTNGIDVFLWDDAQGYPWRKVYGLYSKDSLEYLIHQRTNKKALAHVEPNLAIAERLYQLEAVKRIAERFEGKSRKALVVQATGTGKTRVAVSLCDLLMRAGWVKRILFLCDRRELRRQADRVFKEFMPGEPRVVVGSSTSSDRDKRIYLATYPAMMECFDAFDVGFFDLIVADESHRSIYKTFRSLFQYFDALEVGITATPVKFIERNTYKLFGCEEKDPTAHYSYEEAIRARPPHLVPFRVRTFSSQLRERGVKYAQMSAEQREALEEQEEAPELVDYEASELDKNVFNKGTTRSVLRALMEEGIKDATGTRLGKTIVFARSHLHAVHLAEVFQEMYPQYGSTFCRVIDNQETRAEQLIDDFKNAANELTIAVSVDMLDTGIDVPEVVNLVFAKPVKSYVKFWQMIGRGTRLCRDLLGPGDHKTEFLIFDHWSNFWFFEEKYKEAEPTKKASLLQQLFETRLALAECALDKMNEPVFQATVDLLVHDVRATKDAGNLEVRDHWKELETLSERPRIEQLAAATKHDLLSIAAPLMQWRNIRGEEEAYRFDLLMARLELALVKGGPMASEVADLRGRVAEQVELLTKNLGPVKAKADAILSVRSKDFWRDATVAKLEVLRSELRGIMKYQQHVPTSRIAPATYDLPDADFAGKDHIPKLEGLELVEYRSRVESVLRAQFAENPTLKRVKAGKAVRDEELDELARLVLQIDDKANVRHLAGHHPAARLSLLTVFRGLVGLDHEAVDHAFSDFVRTHTRLTSQQLRFLGVLKNYIAQNGGIEIDRLYEQPFTAIHSDSIDGVFARKSEVDALIHILTQFQPKKAATSEAPPPASKTAS is encoded by the coding sequence ATGAAGTCGCAGAACTTCGAGTTCCTGCGTGCGAAGCGCCCCCTCCTCGCGGACCTTGGCGGGTTCGCCGAGAAGTACGCCCACCCCGACCCGCAGAGCTCCCTGGTCAAGCAGCGAGCCTTCGTGGAGAACGCGGTGCTCGCGATCTACGACGCGTACCGACTGCAGCTTCCGTACAGCGAGAACCTCAACGACCGCCTGCTCGCCGACGAGTTTCGTCAGGCCGTTCCGACCATCGTTCAGGACAAGCTCCATACGGTAAGAAAAGTGGGGAACCACGCGGCGCACTTGAAGACCGCCCTCCCCGCGCGCACGGCGCTGGATTGCCTTCTCGTGCTCTTCGAGATCGCGGAGTGGTTCCACATCCAGGTCGACGGTGGGGCCCGCGCCAACTGTCCCAGGTACGTGGGACCCACGCCCGAGCCAGCCGATGACACCAGAGCCAAGGCGGCGCTCGAAAAGGTGCGTCTCGCCGAGGCGAAACACAACGAGCTCCTCGCGGCGCTCGAAGAAGAACGAAAGAAGCGCGCCGAGGCAGAGCAAACGGCGGCGCAGACCGAGGCCCAGCTCGAGGCGCTGCGGTCGGCGGGCCAGAAAGTGGCGGCCACCCTCCAGTTCGACGAACGGACGACGCGTCGGCGTCTCATCGACCAGATGCTCGTCGAGACCGGCTGGGACGTCGGTGTCGGTGGCACGAACACCGAACAGGTGAAGCAAGAGGTCCGCGTCTCCGAGCACCCGACCCCGTCCGGCGAGGGCTATGCGGACTACGTGCTTTATGGCGATGACGGAAAGCCGCTCGCGGTCGTCGAAGCCAAGAAGACCGCCAAAGACCCCAAGCTCGGGGCGGAGCAGGCGCGCATCTACGCGATGTGCCTGGAGAAGGAGACGGGGCGGCGCCCGGTGATCTTCTTCACCAACGGCATCGACGTGTTCCTCTGGGACGACGCGCAGGGGTACCCGTGGCGCAAGGTCTACGGGCTCTACTCGAAGGACAGCCTCGAGTACCTGATTCACCAGCGCACGAACAAGAAGGCGCTCGCCCACGTCGAGCCGAACCTCGCGATCGCGGAGCGCCTCTACCAGCTCGAGGCTGTGAAGCGCATCGCGGAGCGCTTCGAGGGCAAGTCACGCAAGGCGCTGGTGGTTCAGGCGACGGGCACCGGAAAGACCCGGGTAGCGGTCTCGCTCTGCGATCTTCTCATGCGAGCGGGTTGGGTGAAGCGGATCCTCTTCCTCTGCGATCGTCGCGAGCTGCGCCGGCAGGCCGACCGCGTCTTCAAGGAGTTCATGCCCGGTGAGCCGCGCGTGGTCGTCGGATCTTCGACGTCGTCTGACCGCGACAAGCGCATCTACCTCGCCACGTACCCGGCGATGATGGAGTGCTTCGATGCGTTCGATGTCGGCTTCTTCGACCTCATCGTCGCCGACGAGTCGCATCGGAGCATCTACAAGACGTTCCGCTCGCTCTTTCAGTACTTCGACGCGCTCGAGGTGGGGATCACCGCCACGCCAGTGAAGTTCATCGAGCGAAACACGTACAAGCTCTTCGGGTGTGAAGAGAAAGATCCGACCGCGCACTACAGCTACGAAGAGGCCATCCGCGCGAGGCCACCCCACCTCGTGCCGTTCCGCGTGCGCACGTTCTCGAGCCAGCTCCGTGAACGCGGCGTCAAGTACGCCCAGATGAGCGCGGAGCAGCGCGAGGCGCTGGAGGAGCAGGAGGAAGCTCCAGAGCTCGTCGACTACGAGGCCAGCGAGCTCGACAAGAACGTGTTCAACAAGGGCACGACCCGATCGGTGCTGCGAGCCCTGATGGAAGAGGGCATCAAGGACGCGACCGGCACACGTCTCGGGAAGACCATCGTCTTCGCGCGCAGCCACCTTCACGCCGTACATCTCGCCGAGGTCTTCCAGGAGATGTACCCGCAGTACGGCTCGACGTTCTGTCGCGTCATCGACAATCAGGAGACACGCGCCGAGCAGCTCATCGACGACTTCAAGAACGCCGCGAACGAGCTCACCATCGCCGTCTCGGTGGACATGCTCGACACTGGAATTGACGTCCCGGAGGTCGTGAACCTCGTGTTCGCCAAGCCGGTGAAGTCGTACGTGAAGTTCTGGCAGATGATCGGACGTGGCACCCGTCTCTGCCGCGATCTCCTCGGTCCAGGGGACCACAAGACCGAGTTCCTGATCTTCGATCACTGGTCGAACTTCTGGTTCTTCGAGGAGAAGTACAAGGAAGCCGAGCCCACCAAGAAGGCCTCTCTCCTCCAGCAGCTCTTCGAGACCCGCCTGGCGCTCGCCGAGTGTGCGCTCGACAAGATGAACGAGCCTGTGTTCCAGGCGACGGTCGATCTGCTGGTGCACGACGTTCGCGCCACGAAAGACGCCGGAAACCTCGAGGTGCGCGACCACTGGAAGGAGCTCGAGACGCTCTCGGAACGGCCGCGCATCGAGCAGCTCGCCGCAGCGACGAAGCACGATCTGCTCTCAATCGCGGCGCCGCTCATGCAGTGGCGAAACATACGGGGCGAGGAAGAGGCCTATCGCTTCGATCTGCTCATGGCCCGCCTCGAGCTTGCCTTGGTCAAGGGCGGCCCGATGGCGTCCGAGGTCGCCGATCTCCGTGGCCGCGTCGCCGAGCAGGTCGAGCTTCTCACCAAGAACCTCGGGCCTGTGAAGGCGAAGGCCGACGCCATTCTCTCCGTCCGCTCGAAAGACTTCTGGAGGGACGCCACGGTGGCGAAGCTCGAGGTCCTGCGGTCCGAGCTGCGCGGGATCATGAAGTACCAGCAGCACGTCCCGACGTCTCGCATCGCGCCCGCCACCTACGATCTTCCCGACGCCGACTTCGCCGGCAAGGACCACATCCCGAAGCTCGAGGGGCTCGAGCTCGTCGAGTACCGTAGCCGGGTCGAGTCGGTGCTCAGGGCGCAATTCGCGGAGAACCCCACGCTCAAGCGGGTGAAGGCCGGCAAAGCGGTGCGCGACGAAGAGCTCGACGAGCTCGCGCGTCTGGTCCTCCAGATCGACGACAAGGCGAACGTCCGCCACCTGGCCGGCCACCATCCCGCCGCGCGTCTCAGTCTGCTCACAGTGTTCCGCGGCTTGGTCGGGCTCGATCACGAGGCCGTCGATCACGCCTTTTCGGACTTCGTGCGCACGCACACTCGGCTCACGTCGCAGCAGCTCCGCTTCCTCGGCGTGCTGAAGAACTACATCGCGCAGAACGGCGGCATCGAGATCGACCGCCTCTACGAGCAGCCTTTCACCGCGATCCACTCGGACAGCATCGACGGCGTGTTCGCGCGCAAATCCGAGGTCGACGCCCTCATTCACATCCTCACCCAGTTTCAACCGAAGAAGGCCGCGACCTCCGAGGCGCCGCCACCCGCGAGCAAGACAGCTTCATGA
- a CDS encoding SAM-dependent DNA methyltransferase, which translates to MSTLTTQQKSDIDKLWTEFWTGGITNPLTVIEQISFLMFSRLLDVTETRNEKKAERTKKPWKRIFPDTEEGQKLRWSQFKHLKAEAMLARVRDGVFKHFRGMIDGGTFGDYMQDAQLMIQKPNLLVQAVNMIDALPIVEGDAKGDLYEYLLSKLTTAGINGQFRTPRHIIRFMVELLEPKPTESIGDPACGTAGFLVGAMQYLLEKYTSPKGIMLGENGEKIYTGDKLEPYRTHVQNDMFHGFDFDSTMLRIASMNLMLHGVENPDIHYQDTLSTSFPDKFPKKASNGFDVILANPPFKGSLDAEDVHPSLTQKVKTKKTELLFLALILRMLKKGGRSATIVPDGVLFGSSKAHVELRKLLVEENQLEGVFSLPSGVFKPYAGVSTAIVVFAKGGTTEHVFFYDVGADGFSLDDKRDAVKENDLPDALVRWRGKSAKKDTERTAKHFMVPVGEIREKGWDLSINRYKEAVHEVVVHESPKKILGRLRKLEAEIAKDLSELEGML; encoded by the coding sequence ATGAGCACCCTGACCACGCAGCAGAAGAGCGACATCGACAAGCTCTGGACCGAGTTCTGGACCGGGGGCATCACCAACCCGCTCACGGTCATCGAGCAAATTTCGTTCTTGATGTTCTCGCGGCTCTTGGACGTCACCGAGACGCGAAACGAGAAGAAGGCCGAGCGCACCAAGAAGCCGTGGAAGCGCATCTTCCCCGACACCGAAGAGGGCCAGAAGCTCCGGTGGTCGCAGTTCAAACACCTGAAGGCCGAGGCCATGCTGGCGCGGGTGCGCGACGGGGTGTTCAAGCACTTCCGCGGCATGATCGACGGCGGCACCTTCGGCGACTACATGCAAGACGCCCAGCTCATGATCCAGAAGCCGAACCTGCTCGTGCAGGCGGTGAACATGATCGACGCGCTGCCCATCGTCGAGGGAGACGCGAAGGGCGATCTCTACGAGTACCTGCTCTCGAAGCTGACGACTGCGGGCATCAACGGGCAGTTCCGCACGCCCCGCCACATCATCCGCTTCATGGTCGAGCTGCTCGAGCCGAAGCCCACCGAGAGCATCGGCGATCCCGCGTGCGGCACGGCGGGCTTCTTGGTGGGGGCGATGCAGTACTTGCTCGAGAAGTACACCTCGCCCAAAGGAATCATGCTGGGCGAGAACGGCGAGAAGATCTACACGGGCGACAAGCTCGAGCCCTACCGCACCCACGTGCAGAACGACATGTTCCACGGGTTCGACTTCGACTCGACCATGCTCCGGATCGCCTCGATGAACCTGATGCTCCACGGCGTGGAGAACCCGGACATTCACTACCAGGACACGCTCTCTACGTCGTTCCCGGACAAGTTCCCGAAGAAGGCGAGCAACGGCTTCGACGTCATTCTGGCCAACCCGCCGTTCAAGGGCAGCCTGGACGCAGAGGACGTGCACCCTTCGCTGACGCAGAAGGTGAAGACCAAAAAGACCGAGCTGCTGTTCCTCGCGCTCATCCTGCGCATGCTGAAGAAGGGCGGCCGAAGCGCGACCATCGTGCCGGACGGCGTGCTCTTCGGCTCGTCGAAGGCGCACGTGGAGCTACGCAAGCTGCTCGTGGAAGAGAACCAGCTCGAGGGCGTGTTCTCGCTGCCCTCGGGGGTGTTCAAGCCGTACGCGGGGGTGTCCACGGCGATCGTGGTGTTCGCCAAGGGCGGCACGACGGAGCACGTGTTCTTCTACGACGTGGGCGCGGACGGGTTCTCGCTGGACGACAAGCGGGACGCGGTGAAGGAGAACGATCTGCCGGATGCGCTCGTGCGGTGGCGGGGGAAGAGCGCCAAGAAGGACACGGAGCGGACCGCGAAGCATTTCATGGTGCCGGTGGGGGAGATCCGGGAGAAGGGGTGGGATCTTTCGATCAATCGGTACAAGGAGGCGGTGCACGAGGTGGTGGTGCATGAGTCGCCGAAGAAGATTCTTGGGAGGTTGAGGAAGCTCGAGGCGGAGATTGCGAAGGATCTGAGCGAGCTGGAGGGCATGCTGTGA
- a CDS encoding metallophosphoesterase, whose product MPRVEIDIIGDIHGNLRPLTQLLAALGYDERDHWRHPDRRRLLFVGDLIDRGPASFEVAELVRSLCESGENLCLLGNHELNLVDWHRGRTGSKHSNLQTIAAIEADPGRWAAILDFFETLPLAVELPDLRVTHAVWHQGCFDQLLPALQRPVAGHTLSSFWRDAIRLHAPFEGGKMRHGLPTVRFPGQWENALQVFLKGYESKAPVDFVDNDGVTRDKVRTEWWKPEYGEVPRDRRTIFGHYWNMPPIESRHEAFVPPHPSGHPNLRRWAGEHHAHVASAGTRSVGANEIAVCIDHNGVTKEGARACVGAYRYPEAEVVWRAADLKM is encoded by the coding sequence ATGCCTCGCGTTGAGATCGACATCATTGGCGACATTCATGGCAACCTGAGACCGCTAACGCAGCTTCTCGCGGCGCTCGGCTACGACGAGCGCGACCACTGGAGGCATCCCGACCGGCGACGGTTGCTCTTCGTCGGCGATCTCATCGATCGCGGACCGGCGAGCTTCGAAGTGGCTGAGCTCGTGCGCTCGCTTTGCGAGAGCGGCGAGAATCTCTGCCTGCTCGGGAATCACGAGCTGAACCTCGTCGACTGGCACCGCGGTCGAACGGGGTCGAAGCACTCCAATCTGCAGACGATCGCTGCGATCGAAGCGGATCCGGGGCGCTGGGCGGCGATCCTCGACTTCTTCGAGACGCTCCCACTCGCGGTCGAACTGCCTGATCTCCGAGTCACACATGCGGTGTGGCATCAGGGCTGCTTCGACCAGCTCCTGCCCGCGCTGCAACGCCCGGTTGCTGGACACACGCTGTCGAGCTTCTGGAGGGACGCGATTCGTCTCCACGCGCCGTTCGAGGGGGGCAAGATGCGCCACGGTCTCCCCACCGTACGCTTCCCGGGACAATGGGAGAACGCGCTTCAAGTCTTCTTGAAGGGCTACGAATCGAAGGCGCCCGTGGACTTCGTCGACAACGACGGCGTGACGCGGGATAAGGTCAGAACGGAGTGGTGGAAGCCTGAGTATGGCGAGGTCCCGCGCGATCGTCGCACCATCTTCGGGCACTACTGGAACATGCCGCCGATCGAATCGCGTCACGAGGCTTTCGTTCCACCGCACCCGAGCGGCCATCCGAATCTGCGGCGATGGGCTGGCGAGCATCACGCGCACGTCGCGAGTGCGGGGACGCGATCGGTGGGGGCGAACGAGATCGCGGTCTGCATTGACCACAACGGTGTCACGAAGGAGGGCGCTCGAGCGTGCGTGGGCGCGTACCGTTATCCTGAGGCCGAGGTCGTCTGGCGCGCCGCCGATCTGAAGATGTGA
- a CDS encoding SIR2 family protein — MLAKTPKAETQERLKLLRAIPFHSVLTTNFDSLLGTASIPDPTAFANVLTAETRDWWHHELWDDADRDAHWAGKRLIALHGQASSDRGEVVFTTQSYRRLLHEKPAYRAFLRTLFATRNVLFLGFSFTDAYINELRSEILAADRDRARRDS; from the coding sequence GTGCTCGCCAAGACGCCCAAGGCGGAGACCCAGGAGCGGCTCAAGCTGCTCCGCGCCATCCCGTTTCACAGTGTCCTCACGACGAACTTCGACAGTCTCCTCGGCACCGCGTCGATCCCTGACCCAACCGCCTTCGCCAATGTGCTCACCGCCGAGACCCGTGACTGGTGGCACCACGAGCTCTGGGACGACGCAGATCGAGACGCCCACTGGGCCGGAAAGCGACTCATCGCCCTCCACGGACAGGCCTCTTCCGACCGCGGAGAGGTCGTGTTCACCACGCAGAGCTACAGGCGCTTGCTTCACGAGAAGCCCGCGTATCGCGCCTTTCTGCGAACTCTTTTCGCCACCCGCAACGTGCTCTTCCTGGGTTTCTCGTTCACCGACGCGTACATCAACGAGCTGCGCTCCGAGATCCTCGCCGCCGATCGGGATCGAGCGCGTCGCGACAGCTGA